The Caulifigura coniformis genome includes a region encoding these proteins:
- a CDS encoding PQQ-dependent sugar dehydrogenase, translating into MSPNRRTSWFLVAFPVVWLCFAWRAQAGEVAKPAPRIPWTTPFVTGSPEPPPKYKSVRMFPNVQFRNPVTIEMPPGDPRWWVSEPEAKLYVVTPTEDGGRADLIADFNRDLPMTGKEGEKLRVTYIYGVAFHPKFAENGRVYLAYTVVPPKPGVHLEDGTRVSCFQVTPGEIPKIDLQSEELVITFHEGGHNGACLEFGPDGCLYISTGDGGEASPPDQRNTGQDNSDLLSCILRINVDEKEPGRNYLVPKDNPFVDVPGVRPEIWAYGLRNPWKMSFDRATGALWVGDIGWELWEMVYRVERGANYGWSVTEGPQPVRVDLPAGPQPVTPPLLALPHTAAASITGGFVYRGKKFPELVGKYVFGDWETHRIWSLVPPERNDASDAKSLELMDLSAPSIRIIDFGQDHDGELVILDYDAGTIHTLERNDAAERGTRPFPRTLSETGLFASVEKHEVAAGIVPLKIAAEQWMDGATAERFVAVPNDGVIRGHRVAKQTPGSMFRRHFEFPKDSVLVKTISLPDEGTGERPRRIETQLLHFDGAQWLGYTYRWNDAQSEASLVPEEGDEAIFAVKDARAPGGGRVLHWTFSSRSQCMTCHTPWAESMLAFNSSQLLTPLAGEAGNRLDQFEQSGLLVRQEPAKAPPKNQSRWDEESVLVPPFDESHSIEHRARSYLDANCAHCHRFGGGGTAQIDLRAGIPVERTKLLDEVPTKGELGLKNAKIVWPGNPYRSVLFLRMATCGRGRMPHLASELVDQQGLLLIEAWIRLMSKEPGGDEFMYNAVLSATAKMQGREARRGLLAPILNDLGGTLYLARVLDRGRLRGELAEDVVALIGEQSDPDIRNLFAAHLPAPPADRVGTVPRPRLVLNLTGDPARGRELYQTSKTLNCRVCHRIGNEGGVVGPELTQIGQRRRRDELLDSLLNPSSVVDPKFAMYAVQTVDGRVLSGVLAERNANALTLRDAKGDVHEFAVKEVEELKPQRASIMPEGLLKDLTLQEAADLVAYLESLR; encoded by the coding sequence CCCGAACAGACGGACGAGCTGGTTCCTGGTCGCGTTTCCGGTCGTGTGGCTGTGCTTCGCCTGGCGGGCGCAGGCCGGAGAGGTCGCGAAGCCGGCCCCGCGAATTCCGTGGACGACTCCGTTTGTGACCGGGTCTCCCGAGCCTCCCCCGAAGTACAAGAGCGTCCGGATGTTTCCGAACGTGCAGTTCCGGAACCCGGTGACCATCGAAATGCCGCCGGGCGATCCACGGTGGTGGGTTTCCGAGCCGGAGGCGAAGCTGTACGTCGTCACTCCGACGGAGGATGGCGGCCGGGCGGACCTGATCGCCGATTTCAACCGCGATCTGCCGATGACGGGCAAAGAGGGCGAGAAGCTGCGGGTCACCTACATCTACGGCGTCGCGTTCCATCCGAAGTTTGCCGAGAACGGGCGGGTGTACCTGGCGTACACGGTCGTCCCGCCGAAACCGGGCGTGCACCTGGAAGACGGCACGCGCGTCTCGTGCTTCCAGGTGACTCCGGGGGAGATCCCGAAGATCGATCTCCAGTCGGAAGAACTGGTGATCACGTTCCACGAGGGGGGGCACAACGGGGCGTGTCTCGAATTCGGTCCGGACGGCTGCCTCTACATCTCCACCGGCGACGGCGGCGAAGCGAGTCCACCGGACCAACGAAACACGGGGCAGGACAACAGCGACCTGTTGTCCTGCATCCTGCGGATCAACGTGGATGAGAAGGAGCCAGGCAGGAACTACCTGGTTCCGAAGGACAACCCGTTCGTCGATGTGCCGGGCGTGCGGCCGGAGATCTGGGCCTATGGACTGCGCAACCCATGGAAAATGAGCTTCGATCGAGCCACGGGGGCGCTGTGGGTCGGCGACATCGGGTGGGAGCTGTGGGAGATGGTGTACCGCGTGGAGCGCGGGGCAAACTATGGCTGGAGCGTTACCGAAGGGCCTCAGCCGGTTCGCGTCGATCTGCCGGCGGGTCCGCAGCCGGTCACGCCGCCGCTGCTGGCGTTGCCTCACACGGCTGCCGCCAGCATCACCGGGGGCTTCGTCTATCGCGGAAAGAAGTTTCCCGAACTGGTCGGGAAGTACGTGTTCGGTGACTGGGAGACGCATCGCATCTGGTCGCTGGTTCCGCCAGAACGGAATGATGCGTCCGATGCGAAGTCGCTGGAACTGATGGACCTGTCGGCCCCTTCGATCCGGATCATCGACTTCGGACAGGATCATGACGGCGAACTCGTGATCCTCGACTACGACGCGGGAACGATTCACACACTCGAGCGGAACGACGCGGCAGAGCGCGGGACGAGGCCTTTCCCGCGGACCCTCTCGGAGACGGGCCTGTTTGCATCGGTGGAGAAGCACGAAGTCGCAGCCGGGATCGTCCCGCTGAAGATCGCGGCGGAGCAGTGGATGGACGGGGCCACGGCGGAGCGGTTCGTGGCTGTGCCGAATGACGGCGTGATTCGCGGGCATCGGGTTGCGAAGCAGACGCCGGGTTCCATGTTCCGACGTCATTTCGAGTTTCCCAAGGACTCGGTGCTGGTGAAGACGATCTCGCTTCCGGACGAGGGGACGGGGGAACGGCCGAGGCGGATCGAAACGCAGCTTCTGCATTTCGACGGCGCCCAGTGGCTGGGATACACCTATCGCTGGAATGATGCGCAGTCGGAGGCCTCGCTCGTTCCGGAAGAGGGGGATGAGGCGATCTTTGCCGTGAAGGACGCGCGGGCCCCCGGGGGAGGTCGCGTATTGCACTGGACGTTCTCCAGCCGCAGCCAGTGCATGACGTGCCACACGCCGTGGGCCGAATCGATGCTGGCATTCAACAGCAGCCAGTTGCTCACGCCGCTGGCGGGGGAAGCCGGCAATCGACTCGACCAGTTCGAGCAATCGGGGCTTCTCGTCCGGCAGGAACCGGCGAAGGCTCCGCCGAAGAACCAGTCCCGCTGGGACGAGGAGTCGGTGCTGGTTCCGCCCTTCGATGAAAGTCACTCGATTGAGCATCGGGCGAGATCGTATCTCGATGCAAACTGCGCTCATTGTCACCGCTTCGGCGGCGGAGGAACGGCCCAGATTGACCTGCGGGCCGGGATTCCCGTGGAACGCACGAAGTTGCTCGATGAGGTTCCGACGAAAGGAGAGCTGGGGCTCAAGAATGCGAAGATCGTCTGGCCCGGGAATCCGTATCGCAGCGTGTTGTTCCTGCGGATGGCGACCTGTGGCCGAGGCCGGATGCCACACCTGGCCTCAGAGCTTGTTGATCAGCAGGGGCTGTTGCTGATCGAAGCGTGGATCCGGTTGATGTCGAAAGAGCCGGGCGGGGACGAGTTCATGTACAACGCGGTCCTGTCGGCGACGGCGAAGATGCAGGGGCGCGAGGCGCGTCGCGGCCTGCTGGCTCCGATTCTGAACGACCTGGGGGGAACGCTCTACCTGGCTCGCGTGCTCGACCGGGGGCGACTTCGCGGTGAGCTGGCGGAGGACGTGGTCGCGCTGATCGGCGAGCAGAGCGATCCAGACATCCGGAACCTGTTCGCCGCGCACCTGCCGGCGCCGCCGGCCGATCGGGTTGGAACGGTCCCCCGGCCGCGCCTGGTCCTGAACCTGACGGGTGATCCAGCTCGCGGGCGCGAGCTGTACCAGACCTCGAAGACCCTGAACTGCCGCGTGTGTCACAGAATCGGAAACGAAGGCGGAGTGGTCGGTCCGGAGCTGACGCAGATCGGGCAGCGCCGCCGGCGGGACGAGCTTCTCGACAGCCTGCTCAATCCGTCCTCCGTCGTGGACCCGAAGTTCGCGATGTACGCCGTACAGACGGTGGATGGGCGCGTGCTGAGCGGCGTGCTGGCGGAACGGAATGCAAACGCTCTGACGCTGCGCGACGCGAAAGGAGACGTCCACGAGTTCGCCGTGAAAGAGGTCGAGGAACTCAAGCCGCAGCGGGCCTCGATCATGCCGGAAGGGCTGTTGAAAGACCTGACGCTGCAGGAGGCGGCGGACCTGGTGGCTTACCTCGAATCGCTGCGGTGA